The Trypanosoma brucei gambiense DAL972 chromosome 10, complete sequence genome has a segment encoding these proteins:
- a CDS encoding ADP ribosylation factor 3, putative — protein sequence MFFQRWHRCCFLSSCWSSYRKKLFFSRCSIFLHTFQPLRESKPNQDNDCESARIDCQKNGAVIVILTSSGSGAAGEDVLPPPNPPRMGLLEFLLKIRPFSRRTRRILMLGLDNAGKTRLLRRICEEEVSDTFPTQGFNIQNITADELKFVVWDVGGQKSLRSYWRHYFDHTDALVFVIDSADMERIEEARTELHYILEEEKLVGVPLLLFANKQDIPEAASQEEVMSSLNLRDTINRPWHIELCSAETGEGLSSGLSWVVDTLKKRRPSLRPDGQV from the coding sequence ATGTTCTTTCAACGCTGGCACCGCTGTTGCTTCCTGAGTTCCTGCTGGTCCTCGTACCGTAaaaaacttttcttttcacgttgttcaatttttttgcaTACCTTCCAACCGCTGCGTGAATCGAAACCAAACCAAGACAACGACTGTGAATCGGCACGAATTGATTGTCAAAAGAACGGTGCTGTTATCGTCATTCTTACTTCGTCTGGCTCTggggccgcaggtgaagacgtgctccccccccccaatccGCCACGCATGGGCCTGTTGGAGTTCCTTCTCAAGATCCGACCCTTTTCGCGCCGAACGCGTCGGATCCTGATGCTCGGCCTTGACAACGCCGGTAAGACGCGTCTTTTGAGGAGGATATGTGAAGAGGAAGTATCCGACACTTTCCCAACGCAGGGGTTTAACATTCAAAACATCACCGCAGATGAGTTGAAATTTGTTGTGTGGGACGTTGGAGGTCAGAAGTCTCTCCGATCTTACTGGCGGCACTACTTTGACCATACTGATGCGCTCGTGTTCGTTATTGATTCTGCTGATATGGAGAGGATAGAGGAAGCAAGGACGGAGCTTCACTATATTttagaggaggaaaagttaGTAGGTGTGCCGCTTCTGCTGTTTGCGAACAAGCAAGACATCCCAGAAGCGGCGTCGCAGGAGGAGGTTATGTCATCACTCAACCTGCGTGACACAATTAATCGCCCATGGCACATCGAGCTCTGCTCGGCTGAGACAGGGGAGGGGTTGAGCTCCGGCTTGTCGTGGGTGGTAGACACCCTGAAAAAGAGACGCCCATCGTTAAGGCCAGACGGCCAAGTATAA
- a CDS encoding flagellum transition zone component, putative produces the protein MQSGVGNITTPTSPQQLVVEAPAELLETCGVQYPAAADVNEGEVVDSKALSAAPGERDVSGCGPTLLSLLYSTQKKDEVGHRAVTPMLWECNGAQKRCHSSKRDFTTCVKARKSPPPGSATGSGTGAIRDFLRPYRESHSKRFRAKVVDCRAALSVDDQIITLKNENAKYKAQLLTKDVQLKELEAALRAFRAPRVPVPSGVTEPAEVGGCYNGTDTEVARLTRENGEVWRRLQQSHAQLAVWKRDARVSKLQELKMELAVYQAEVTRLVAEVPSSGGAGGAQNHPARSKLQREAETSRAKDLFIAELKERASENATALRKCMDDAMRTKSTLEQVREENELISKELCLFRKTALALTRVQEELRATQCELAEARERLQAFEQMMHTVGGPEEVKAVVKERDALLTLLKQHNAREAAYHREFFTRQREMKESMERCLQEAVQQERALAQDREMQLRRSCLMWKERCERLLPDKSFEQGRLIEGGGTVVGDEEQQTELHQLPKKIVTPFMDNSQRQRLLTKHIDDVLIVRQVSSTSAPASSSTTLSPVSGLSKLSITDTTQSQSSSHGMQVSHPGNEDASSPVKGNVMSSQKGSSGDAPVPPTERTDPDGGAVSYPASSAVISAERTSLVESSKGDIVTSISTEEGAVQLPRGLMTAGVDSSDDSGSELSDLAVGIEEGKTPSFRLHGNSDGQLIPEVVSRMPLTLRTVSSNGVAAVLTVASPPPRVSVPPAPVPRESAGSIASSENKLSDVNVAVPPPRVSVPPAPVPQESAGSIASSENKLSDVNVAVPPPRVSVPPAPVPRESAGSIASSENELSDVNVAVPPPRVSVPPAPVPQESAGSIASSENKLSDVNVAVPPPRVSVPPAPVPRESAGSIASSENKLSDVNVAVPPPRVSVPPAPVPRESAGSIASSENKLSDVNVAVPPPRVSVPPAPVPQESAGSIASSENELSDVNVAVPPPRVSVPPAPVP, from the coding sequence ATGCAAAGTGGTGTGGGTAACATTACAACTCCCACGTCACCGCAACAACTTGTTGTAGAAGCTCCTGCTGAACTCCTGGAAACCTGTGGAGTGCAGTATCCTGCGGCGGCTGATGTGAATGAGGGCGAGGTTGTGGATTCCAAAGCCCTTTCTGCAGCCCCCGGGGAACGTGACGTCTCGGGATGTGGACCCACACTGCTGTCACTTTTATACAGCACCCAAAAGAAGGACGAAGTAGGGCATCGCGCAGTAACGCCAATGTTGTGGGAGTGCAACGGAGCTCAAAAAAGATGTCACTCATCGAAACGGGACTTTACAACATGTGTGAAGGCGCGGAAGTCCCCTCCTCCGGGCTCTGCAACGGGGTCTGGAACTGGGGCCATTAGGGATTTTCTCAGACCGTATAGAGAGTCACACAGTAAACGGTTTCGTGCGAAGGTAGTGGATTGCCGCGCGGCTCTTTCAGTAGACGACCAAATCATCACCCTCAAAAACGAGAACGCTAAATATAAGGCTCAGTTACTCACCAAAGATGTGCAGCTGAAGGAGCTTGAGGCAGCACTTCGTGCGTTTCGAGCGCCGAGGGTTCCGGTTCCCTCGGGCGTGACAGAACCTGCTGAAGTAGGGGGGTGTTATAATGGCACGGACACTGAGGTGGCGCGTCTTACCAGAGAAAATGGTGAGGTGTGGAGGCGGCTGCAGCAATCACATGCCCAGTTGGCAGTCTGGAAAAGGGATGCACGGGTTTCGAAGTTGCAGGAGTTGAAGATGGAGTTGGCTGTTTATCAGGCCGAAGTGACTCGCCTCGTGGCCGAGGTTCCATCTAGTGGCGGCGCTGGAGGTGCACAAAATCACCCAGCTAGGTCGAAGTTACAGAGAGAAGCGGAGACTTCACGGGCAAAGGATCTCTTTATCGCTGAGCTAAAGGAAAGAGCGTCTGAGAACGCTACAGCACTGCGAAAATGCATGGACGACGCTATGCGCACAAAAAGTACCCTTGAGCAGGTCCGGGAGGAGAATGAGTTGATATCTAAGGAGTTGTGCTTGTTCAGAAAAACGGCCTTAGCTCTGACACGGGTGCAGGAGGAACTGAGGGCCACCCAGTGTGAGCTGGCTGAGGCTCGAGAGCGGCTTCAAGCCTTCGAACAGATGATGCACACGGTGGGAGGTCCTGAGGAGGTAAAGGCTGTGGTTAAGGAACGTGATGCCCTTTTGACCCTGTTAAAGCAGCATAATGCACGCGAAGCGGCATATCACCGGGAGTTTTTCACCCGCCAGCGCGAAATGAAGGAGTCTATGGAGCGGTGCCTTCAGGAAGCTGTTCAACAAGAACGAGCACTGGCTCAGGATAGAGAGATGCAGCTTCGACGCTCTTGCTTGATGTGGAAAGAAAGGTGCGAGCGACTGCTTCCAGACAAGTCGTTCGAACAGGGACGTCTTATAGAGGGTGGTGGAACCGTTGTAGGAGATGAGGAACAGCAGACCGAGTTACACCAACTACCCAAGAAAATAGTAACCCCTTTCATGGATAATTCACAGAGGCAGCGGTTGCTTACAAAGCATATTGACGATGTTCTAATCGTCCGGCAAGTCTCGTCGACGAGCGCGCCGGCCAGTTCGTCAACCACTCTCTCCCCCGTGTCGGGTCTCTCGAAATTGTCCATAACCGACACTACCCAGAGCCAAAGTAGCTCTCATGGCATGCAAGTCAGCCACCCAGGGAACGAAGACGCATCTTCGCCTGTGAAGGGAAATGTAATGTCTTCACAGAAAGGGAGCTCTGGCGACGCTCCCGTTCCACCCACAGAGAGAACCGATCCCGACGGTGGCGCCGTTAGCTATCCAGCAAGCTCCGCCGTAATATCTGCAGAGCGGACTTCACTGGTTGAGAGCAGCAAGGGCGATATCGTCACGTCGATTTCAACAGAGGAGGGTGCGGTTCAACTGCCTAGAGGACTGATGACCGCTGGTGTTGATTCTAGTGATGATTCAGGCAGCGAGTTGAGCGACCTTGCTGTGGGAATAGAGGAGGGCAAAACCCCATCATTTCGACTGCATGGCAATAGCGATGGGCAATTAATCCCTGAAGTTGTCTCCAGGATGCCCTTAACTCTGCGCACGGTGAGCAGCAATGGCGTAGCTGCAGTTCTTACAGTTGCTTCACCACCTCCAAGAGTTTCTGTGCCACCGGCACCTGTCCCACGAGAATCTGCAGGATCTATTGCTTCATCTGAGAATAAACTCTctgatgtgaatgttgcCGTGCCACCTCCGAGAGTTTCTGTGCCACCGGCACCTGTCCCACAAGAATCTGCAGGATCTATTGCTTCATCTGAGAATAAACTCTctgatgtgaatgttgcCGTGCCACCTCCGAGAGTTTCTGTGCCACCGGCACCTGTCCCACGAGAATCTGCAGGATCTATTGCTTCATCTGAGAATGAGCTCTctgatgtgaatgttgcCGTGCCACCTCCAAGAGTTTCTGTGCCACCGGCACCTGTCCCACAAGAATCTGCAGGATCTATTGCTTCATCTGAGAATAAACTCTctgatgtgaatgttgcCGTGCCACCTCCAAGAGTTTCTGTGCCACCGGCACCTGTCCCACGAGAATCTGCAGGATCTATTGCTTCATCTGAGAATAAACTCTctgatgtgaatgttgcCGTGCCACCTCCAAGAGTTTCTGTGCCACCGGCACCTGTCCCACGAGAATCTGCAGGATCTATTGCTTCATCTGAGAATAAACTCTctgatgtgaatgttgcCGTGCCACCTCCAAGAGTTTCTGTGCCACCGGCACCTGTCCCACAAGAATCTGCAGGATCTATTGCTTCATCTGAGAATGAGCTCTctgatgtgaatgttgcCGTGCCACCTCCAAGAGTTTCTGTGCCACCGGCACCTGTTCCGTGA